Proteins co-encoded in one Cytophaga hutchinsonii ATCC 33406 genomic window:
- a CDS encoding tetratricopeptide repeat-containing sensor histidine kinase, producing MPGKKQEVQEELLEEQLEKAYQGRINNIKESFAGVLSVLKTANTKKLERITARSHNYLGLLHMIQGNHIKSITHSRQALEYFQRVQSLKDIADAKFNIASSLYKTDNFHDGLKGLLECRQIYKSIGEGRSECRSLKSIATIYEYWSDVNKAFLIYQECIDLATRHGDLAMLSNVYNPMSGLYLKRGDIETATKLSDKSIAIKKKIKDERGLAYSIYGKGKVFFAQQKFAQAETYFLQSLELQQKFGDKLGAGMVLNKLGLTYVEQKKYLQAEKILKQAVSLAEKHNVKVNVYKSYYSLYTLYKLQHKESNALQCLEQFVLHKENNVQSHTSDIIRSYEAANEIYRLEKDTKAQIDYLEIVQKKNTELDSFFYRVSHDLKGPISSLLGLNELIEKEQFDGEALKYFNMYKKLSTRIDAIVMDLITITRISSDKIVPVKIDFMQLIEDCIHSYAYFDNFEHIQFNIEVEEGISFQSEWVIVNTILQNLIENSIKYMRHDVKKPYVFIQVYTQGQMLCIKVTDNGQGISEEYQEKIYEMFFRANDKADGSGLGLYILKRAVERLQGTVSLKSKPGKGAAFTVCIKGE from the coding sequence ATGCCAGGTAAGAAACAGGAAGTTCAGGAAGAATTGCTGGAAGAACAATTGGAAAAAGCCTATCAGGGCCGTATCAATAATATAAAAGAAAGTTTTGCCGGCGTGCTTTCTGTTTTAAAAACAGCAAATACAAAAAAGCTTGAACGCATAACTGCCCGTTCGCACAATTATCTGGGTTTGCTGCATATGATTCAGGGGAATCATATAAAATCAATTACACACTCCCGTCAGGCGCTGGAGTATTTTCAACGTGTTCAGAGCCTGAAAGACATTGCAGATGCTAAATTCAATATTGCAAGTTCTTTATATAAAACAGATAATTTTCACGATGGGCTGAAAGGTTTGCTGGAATGCAGGCAGATCTACAAAAGCATTGGTGAAGGCAGAAGTGAATGCCGCAGTTTAAAATCCATTGCAACCATATATGAATATTGGAGCGACGTCAATAAAGCGTTTCTCATCTATCAGGAATGTATTGATCTTGCTACCAGACACGGCGATCTTGCCATGCTTTCAAATGTATATAATCCCATGTCTGGTTTATACCTGAAGCGTGGTGATATTGAAACAGCTACCAAACTTTCCGATAAAAGCATTGCCATAAAGAAGAAAATTAAAGACGAGCGCGGACTGGCCTATTCGATCTATGGTAAAGGCAAAGTATTTTTTGCTCAGCAGAAATTTGCACAGGCTGAAACGTATTTTTTGCAGAGCCTGGAATTACAGCAGAAGTTCGGTGATAAACTCGGCGCGGGAATGGTATTAAATAAGCTTGGCTTAACCTATGTAGAGCAAAAAAAATATCTGCAGGCAGAAAAGATATTGAAGCAGGCCGTTTCACTTGCTGAAAAACATAATGTAAAAGTAAATGTATATAAATCGTATTACAGTTTGTATACCTTATACAAACTGCAGCATAAAGAATCGAACGCGTTGCAGTGCCTTGAACAGTTTGTTTTACACAAAGAAAATAATGTGCAGTCGCATACCTCAGATATCATCAGAAGTTATGAAGCTGCGAATGAGATATACCGGTTGGAGAAAGACACAAAAGCACAGATTGATTACCTGGAAATAGTACAGAAGAAAAATACCGAGCTGGATTCTTTTTTTTACAGAGTCTCACACGATCTCAAAGGCCCCATTTCATCACTTTTGGGATTAAATGAATTGATCGAAAAGGAACAGTTTGACGGTGAAGCGCTCAAGTATTTCAATATGTATAAAAAGCTCTCCACCCGTATCGATGCGATTGTCATGGACCTGATCACCATCACACGTATCAGCTCCGACAAGATTGTGCCGGTAAAGATTGATTTTATGCAGCTTATTGAAGACTGTATTCATTCGTATGCATACTTCGATAATTTTGAGCACATACAATTCAATATTGAAGTTGAAGAAGGTATTTCTTTCCAATCGGAATGGGTAATCGTAAATACCATTCTGCAAAATCTGATTGAGAACTCGATCAAATACATGCGCCACGATGTAAAGAAGCCTTATGTGTTTATACAGGTGTATACGCAGGGGCAGATGCTTTGCATTAAAGTGACAGATAACGGACAAGGAATCTCTGAAGAATACCAGGAAAAAATATACGAAATGTTTTTTCGTGCAAACGATAAAGCAGACGGTTCCGGTTTAGGTTTGTATATATTAAAGCGCGCCGTAGAACGTCTGCAGGGAACGGTTTCGTTGAAGTCCAAACCTGGCAAGGGAGCTGCCTTTACTGTTTGTATCAAAGGGGAATAA
- a CDS encoding VOC family protein, protein MGQTKILGLRTTIYKVSELQKAKEWYSNAFQTKPYFDEPFYVGFDIAGYELGLQPEERPSFDKTASVVTYWGVEDIEQAYADFIKLGAAENEKPVNVGGDIVTATVKDPWGNVIGLICNPEFRLI, encoded by the coding sequence ATGGGACAAACAAAAATCCTGGGATTAAGAACAACGATTTATAAAGTAAGTGAACTGCAAAAAGCAAAAGAATGGTATTCGAATGCATTTCAAACCAAACCCTATTTTGACGAACCCTTTTATGTAGGATTTGATATCGCCGGGTATGAATTGGGACTGCAGCCGGAAGAACGCCCTTCTTTTGATAAAACAGCAAGTGTTGTTACCTATTGGGGTGTGGAAGATATTGAACAGGCATATGCTGATTTTATAAAACTTGGCGCTGCTGAAAACGAAAAGCCTGTAAATGTTGGTGGAGACATTGTTACTGCAACCGTTAAAGACCCATGGGGTAATGTGATTGGCCTGATCTGTAATCCGGAATTCAGGCTTATATAA
- a CDS encoding DUF2185 domain-containing protein: MKELEGNVFENFPEIGLLMVSKMVTEEKIQPRFVYREKRTRPEDSGWRIFTGFESEDYNDDPDNIGLYDAVTILQIDPSLEDILLKGIGAVYEKAEDGSAWYKVTDFELEDDYMVTHRLTDEWSMQINNLFERSVEQEGDLLYTTGDKSVRLVIWNEVNKNKETLYEAYKNTIQYRDQSAARTIDTFDFSDDTIFRIGYMIEEQDQEKSYHVLYGFSIIDHEVLQLAFYVDDLKDLEWAVYTWQHIVVSTS, translated from the coding sequence ATGAAAGAACTGGAAGGTAATGTATTTGAAAATTTTCCGGAGATCGGTTTACTGATGGTTTCAAAGATGGTGACGGAAGAAAAGATTCAGCCACGCTTTGTATACAGGGAAAAAAGGACACGGCCGGAAGATAGCGGATGGCGTATTTTTACAGGCTTTGAATCAGAAGACTATAATGATGATCCAGATAATATTGGTCTGTATGATGCTGTAACCATTCTGCAGATAGATCCGTCCCTTGAAGATATATTACTGAAAGGGATTGGAGCAGTATATGAAAAAGCAGAAGATGGTTCAGCATGGTACAAAGTTACAGACTTTGAATTGGAAGATGACTACATGGTTACACACCGGTTAACAGATGAATGGTCCATGCAGATCAATAATCTGTTTGAGCGTTCCGTAGAACAAGAAGGAGATTTGCTTTATACAACAGGGGATAAATCTGTACGGTTAGTTATCTGGAACGAAGTAAATAAAAACAAAGAAACGTTATACGAAGCATATAAAAATACCATTCAATATAGAGATCAGTCTGCAGCCCGCACGATCGATACATTTGATTTTTCTGATGATACCATTTTCCGTATTGGATATATGATCGAAGAACAGGATCAGGAAAAAAGCTATCACGTACTGTATGGTTTTTCGATTATTGATCACGAAGTATTGCAGCTGGCGTTTTATGTTGATGACCTGAAAGATCTGGAATGGGCTGTTTACACCTGGCAGCATATAGTGGTCAGTACATCGTAA
- a CDS encoding YfbM family protein, with the protein MDMTGKYLRVSQAELEAYLQDRSMLEGRIYSENIASDHNLIDLDKALEGLFFLLTGASQTTIEKATEPLSLILTGTLIIDPEQDSGCGPVTYMTSEQVKRISAALDRVTADALYSRYDADKMMALHIYPEIWNEDDAIEYLIENFDRLKAFYNAAVSENQSVVFFVC; encoded by the coding sequence ATGGACATGACCGGAAAGTACCTGCGGGTTTCACAGGCAGAGCTTGAAGCATATTTACAGGACAGAAGTATGCTTGAAGGCCGTATATACAGCGAAAATATTGCATCAGATCACAATCTTATTGACCTGGATAAAGCCTTGGAAGGCCTGTTCTTCCTGCTTACGGGCGCTTCTCAAACCACCATTGAAAAAGCAACAGAACCCTTAAGCCTGATTTTGACTGGAACGTTGATAATAGATCCGGAGCAGGATTCTGGATGTGGCCCTGTCACGTATATGACCAGTGAACAGGTTAAACGGATCAGTGCGGCGCTGGACAGGGTCACTGCCGATGCGTTGTACAGCAGGTATGATGCGGACAAAATGATGGCATTGCATATATATCCGGAGATCTGGAACGAGGACGATGCCATTGAATACCTGATAGAGAATTTTGATAGGCTGAAAGCTTTTTATAACGCGGCGGTATCGGAAAATCAGTCGGTGGTATTCTTTGTGTGTTAA
- a CDS encoding helix-turn-helix domain-containing protein produces the protein MGDIQYTVRDDLKLFVNSIMVQQSADGNARFRLPLYADGYPGIMFQQSESGFFRFPESKQLSEFFLYGQTLEPISLEVQGTYRFVVFQLYPFASKYLLGIDPKELNDACYDLMQFQYIDMEVYSKQLTAAPDPESLIACMSDGVAALIGLNKPPHNDRIQQAIKQIIETEGRMRISDLSEAVCLSERTLERNFLGEVGLSPKQFAKIIQFQSSLTKLTDANAETLTAIGLDSGFTDQSHFIRVFKQYTGQTPSQYIKNQTR, from the coding sequence ATGGGAGATATTCAATACACCGTACGAGACGATCTGAAGCTTTTTGTAAACAGCATTATGGTACAGCAAAGTGCCGATGGAAATGCACGCTTTCGTTTGCCGTTATATGCAGATGGTTACCCGGGCATTATGTTTCAGCAATCGGAGAGTGGTTTTTTTCGCTTCCCTGAAAGCAAACAGCTGTCTGAATTTTTTTTGTACGGACAGACACTTGAACCTATTTCACTGGAGGTTCAGGGGACATATCGTTTTGTTGTTTTTCAGCTTTATCCGTTTGCATCAAAATATTTATTGGGTATAGACCCAAAAGAATTAAATGACGCATGTTATGACCTGATGCAGTTTCAGTATATAGATATGGAAGTATATTCCAAACAGCTTACAGCTGCTCCCGATCCGGAAAGTCTGATCGCGTGCATGTCTGATGGTGTTGCTGCTTTGATCGGTTTAAACAAGCCGCCGCATAATGACCGCATACAGCAAGCCATTAAACAGATCATTGAAACAGAAGGGCGCATGCGTATCAGCGATCTGAGCGAGGCTGTATGTTTATCCGAACGTACATTGGAAAGAAATTTTCTTGGTGAAGTTGGCCTGAGCCCAAAACAATTTGCAAAGATTATTCAGTTTCAGTCTTCATTAACAAAACTAACGGACGCAAATGCAGAAACATTAACCGCCATAGGGCTGGACAGCGGCTTTACAGACCAGTCACATTTTATACGGGTATTCAAACAATATACCGGACAAACTCCTTCCCAATACATAAAAAATCAGACCAGATAA
- a CDS encoding DUF1772 domain-containing protein — MKTQFCMIAAIVSTGMMAGIFFTWTNAVTPGIGRLDDMGYLTAFKSMNKTILNPLFFVLFFLPLCAIPLTAFLKYQEGNQPACILLAVAALLYVAGCICVTVSGNVPLNDLLEKTDLINSNVQQLTQLRSSIEVKWNLFNLIRTVASVMSFSLLVISVCVKR; from the coding sequence ATGAAAACGCAATTCTGTATGATTGCAGCTATTGTATCTACTGGTATGATGGCGGGCATCTTTTTCACCTGGACAAATGCCGTAACTCCGGGTATCGGCAGGCTGGACGATATGGGCTATCTCACGGCATTTAAATCCATGAACAAAACTATACTGAATCCGCTGTTCTTTGTTCTGTTTTTTCTGCCTCTGTGTGCGATTCCACTGACAGCTTTTTTGAAGTATCAGGAAGGAAACCAGCCTGCGTGCATTCTGCTTGCGGTGGCGGCATTGCTGTATGTTGCCGGCTGCATCTGCGTTACGGTCTCCGGGAATGTGCCGCTGAATGATCTGCTCGAAAAGACAGATTTGATAAACAGTAATGTACAGCAGTTGACACAACTCAGATCAAGTATTGAAGTGAAATGGAATCTGTTTAACCTGATCCGGACAGTTGCTTCTGTAATGTCTTTTTCTTTATTAGTGATAAGCGTGTGCGTGAAGAGGTGA
- a CDS encoding T9SS type A sorting domain-containing protein, translating into MTKVFSIILLCSAFISSSVSVYAQFNRSDTRRSVPYTANYQRMATGNNSDHSFEIRSGELWGWGYNSNGQLGDGTTMDRRTPVKIGIDINWVAVATGSSYTLALKADGTLWSWGKNQRGQLGDGTTIDRHSPVQIGTEQTWTGIAACFSSGIGIKANGTLWTWGFNNGGELGIGNNDEKHTPVQVGADQNWLYAVAGSNHIVALKVDGSLWGWGLNEAGEIGNGNTVQQDSPVRVGTDNDWTTLAAGSNHTLAIKSNGTLWAWGHNVRGNLGNGTATLDPATLPVQVGTDADWIRVSAGLDHSVALKANGTLWAWGYNVRGQLGYGSGTDKHLPVQIGTAHTWVAINAGTYHTIGVKADGSLWTWGDNTNAQLGDGGTADQPVPHSIRTAPDDWISIAASNAFSMGLKANGTIWTWGLNPFETDGQYKNSSPVQTGSDQNWKSIATGSNYILALKADGTLWAWGDNFSGQLGDGTEQPRMLPKQIGTATTWVSIAAASGVQSFGIQADGSLWSWGHNYDGELGLGTNLKTLVPTRVGTGTDWISIKTGVGHTLGIKSDGTLWGWGTNRQGQLGDGTLVNKYVPVQLGTDRDWINIAGGTIHNICLKSNGTLWAWGRNNYGQVGTGNLITQDRMVQISAEQNWIDVYASLDQSFAIRADGSLWACGLNSSGQLGDGTSVDRAAMVAVGTNQKWISLAAGNYHTLALPVNRIQYCGTGTAYYGELGDHVFDNPNKTAFDCLDNNITTPINIQDNNHAPVLLVYPNPSAGSCTIIGNRDAMYIITNELGQMIRSVSLTENNQYAVTIEGLNTGMYFVTGINNPHAGNLKFIVLQ; encoded by the coding sequence ATGACTAAGGTTTTTTCTATCATTCTGTTATGTTCCGCTTTTATTTCTTCATCTGTTTCTGTTTACGCTCAGTTTAACAGAAGCGATACCAGAAGATCGGTTCCGTATACGGCCAATTATCAGCGTATGGCTACGGGTAATAATTCGGATCATAGTTTTGAGATCCGAAGCGGAGAGCTCTGGGGCTGGGGCTACAATAGCAACGGGCAGTTGGGGGATGGTACAACCATGGACAGACGCACACCTGTTAAAATCGGCATTGATATAAACTGGGTAGCTGTAGCTACCGGATCATCTTACACGCTGGCTTTAAAAGCTGACGGCACACTCTGGAGCTGGGGCAAAAACCAAAGAGGGCAGCTTGGCGATGGCACAACCATTGACCGGCATAGTCCGGTGCAGATTGGTACAGAGCAAACATGGACCGGTATTGCAGCCTGTTTTTCATCCGGAATTGGTATTAAAGCAAATGGCACACTTTGGACATGGGGCTTTAATAACGGCGGTGAATTAGGCATTGGAAACAACGATGAAAAACACACACCTGTGCAGGTCGGTGCCGATCAGAATTGGCTGTATGCCGTGGCAGGAAGCAATCATATCGTTGCTTTAAAGGTAGATGGTTCTCTTTGGGGCTGGGGTTTAAATGAAGCAGGAGAAATAGGTAATGGAAATACTGTTCAGCAGGACAGTCCCGTGCGTGTTGGTACAGACAACGACTGGACAACGCTTGCTGCCGGCTCAAATCATACACTTGCTATAAAATCAAACGGAACCTTATGGGCATGGGGGCATAATGTACGTGGGAATCTTGGCAATGGAACGGCTACACTTGATCCGGCAACACTTCCGGTACAGGTCGGAACGGATGCCGATTGGATAAGAGTTTCTGCTGGTCTGGATCACAGTGTTGCATTGAAAGCCAACGGAACTCTCTGGGCCTGGGGCTACAATGTACGCGGACAGCTGGGTTACGGATCGGGTACAGATAAACACCTGCCTGTGCAGATCGGCACAGCACATACATGGGTAGCGATCAATGCCGGCACATACCACACCATCGGAGTAAAAGCTGACGGCAGCCTGTGGACATGGGGAGACAATACAAACGCACAATTAGGTGACGGCGGCACCGCAGATCAACCTGTGCCGCACAGCATCAGAACGGCACCCGATGACTGGATCTCCATTGCCGCCAGCAATGCATTCAGTATGGGCCTGAAAGCGAACGGAACAATCTGGACCTGGGGATTAAATCCATTTGAGACGGACGGCCAGTATAAAAACAGCAGTCCGGTACAGACAGGTTCCGATCAGAACTGGAAAAGTATTGCCACAGGCAGTAATTATATATTGGCACTCAAAGCAGATGGGACACTTTGGGCCTGGGGCGATAACTTTTCCGGGCAGTTGGGCGATGGAACCGAACAGCCCAGAATGCTTCCGAAACAAATAGGAACGGCAACAACCTGGGTAAGCATTGCCGCTGCCAGTGGTGTACAAAGTTTTGGTATTCAGGCAGACGGTTCATTGTGGAGCTGGGGCCATAATTACGATGGGGAATTAGGTCTCGGAACAAATCTTAAAACACTTGTACCTACCAGAGTCGGCACCGGTACTGACTGGATCAGTATTAAAACCGGTGTCGGGCATACCTTGGGCATTAAATCAGACGGTACCCTGTGGGGCTGGGGTACAAACAGACAGGGGCAGCTGGGCGATGGTACGCTGGTGAACAAGTATGTGCCGGTACAGCTCGGGACAGACCGGGACTGGATCAATATTGCCGGCGGAACGATTCATAATATTTGTCTCAAATCAAACGGAACGCTGTGGGCATGGGGCAGGAACAACTATGGCCAGGTAGGAACAGGAAATTTAATTACCCAGGACCGCATGGTTCAGATCAGCGCAGAGCAAAACTGGATCGACGTGTATGCATCGCTGGATCAGAGTTTCGCGATCCGGGCTGATGGCAGCCTTTGGGCATGCGGCTTAAACAGCAGCGGACAATTGGGCGACGGTACTTCGGTAGACAGGGCAGCGATGGTTGCCGTAGGCACCAATCAGAAATGGATAAGCCTCGCAGCCGGCAATTATCATACGCTTGCCTTGCCGGTAAACAGGATTCAGTATTGCGGTACAGGCACTGCGTATTATGGTGAACTGGGAGATCATGTCTTTGATAATCCGAATAAAACAGCATTCGATTGCCTTGATAACAATATTACTACACCAATCAATATACAGGACAATAATCATGCACCGGTATTGCTTGTGTATCCCAATCCATCGGCCGGTTCCTGCACCATCATCGGTAACAGAGATGCCATGTATATCATAACCAATGAACTCGGCCAGATGATCCGCTCCGTTTCCTTAACAGAAAACAATCAGTACGCGGTAACAATTGAAGGATTAAATACAGGAATGTATTTTGTTACAGGTATAAATAATCCGCATGCAGGCAATTTGAAATTTATTGTCTTACAGTAG